The window GACGGATCGCTCACCATGTACACCAGGGCCCTTAACGTAAGGGATCTGTTGCATGAAGCCGAAAAGGAACCGGCACACTGAGGCACGGAATAGAAATTAAGGCAGAAGAGCCACCGGCCACTGCTCCCTGGAAGGGAGAAGCCGATGGCTCTTCTTTATCGATTACGGCCGTATCACCTCGAGCGGATCTCCCGCCGCATAAAGGCAAGATATGAGAGGATAAAACAGAGGAAGGTCAGCGCGATCAGTCCGGTAAGTTGCGGCCAAACCAGCAACAGGCTCTGTCCAAGTGGCAGGGGACCCGGGATGGCACCCTCCATCTGCTCCATGGTAAGTGGGCCCAGACTTCGCACGGAAGGAACCAGCAATGTAGAGGTAGCCTGGCTGTAAAGCTCATTGGGCATTGCCTGCATCAGCAGAAACCTGAACCGCTCAAACAGGTAGATCGTTCTACCCGACGCATAAGGCGACGGCGTTGCAGCCTTGATCAGCAGGTTGGCAATCAACGGGTAGAACACCGTAAAGAAGAGCCATACAGCAATACCGGCCAAAGCGGAGGTAGCAGGCTGCCGGAAACGGACAGAAAAAAAGACCGACAGATTGAGCCACAGCGCCACATACACAATGCTCAGCAGCGTGAATGAGAGGATACGCATAAACTCGGACGGAGTGGGTGGAACACCAAGTGCTACCAGACCAGCACCTATCACTGCAAAACTCAGTACGAAAAAGAGCAGCGAGATCACCAGCAAGGCTGCAACAAACTTGGTATTGATCACATAATCACGCGGGATGGGCTGTGCCAGCAAGCGACTTAACGTACCCCTGTTTTGTTCCGAGTTGACTGCATCGAATCCGAGACTGATACCTAAAAGCGGGCCCAAAAATCCGATGAAGACAAAAAAGGGCGGCAGACTACCGTCGGAAAGGGTAAAAAGATGCAGGAAAAAGAAGAGATCATCGTTGTTTCCCGTGCTTCCAGCATTGCCGATTGCAGTCAGGGAGGTATAAAGCGAACCTATACAGGTAAGCAGGATAAGTCCCATCAGGATAACCACCCGCCAGCTACGGATATGATCACTTACTTCCTTCAGCACCATTGACCGGAACACTCCGGGGGTTGCCCCCGATTTCCGGTAAGCGCTGCACAGATTACGCAATTCCGGTACAATCCGGCGCAATTGCTCCTCCCAATACCCACGTGTAAGAAATCTATGCTGAATCGCTGTTATCTTCATTCCTTTCTCCTCCTTCAAAATAACGGTAATAAATATCTTCCAGACCATATTCACGGCCGTTCTGCTCTTCACTCTCCGCAAAGAGTTGACGGGCAAGTGAAGTGATGTCGCCTTGCGCCAGCAGGCGTCCTTTCACGAAGATTCCTACCCGGTCGCACACCTGTTGTACCTGGTGCAGGTGATGCGACGAGAAGAGTACCGTAATACCCTCTTCCCGGCTCAACGATACGATCAGCCCCAGGAAATCCCTAATACCTGACGGGTCGATACCCAATGTGGGCTCATCGAGGATGATCACCTCAGGGTTCTTTATCAATACATCTGCCAGCCCAAGGCGCTGCCGCATTCCCCGGGAGTACTTGCCTACCTTCTTGTTTATCTCTCCATCAAGACCTACACGCTCTAAAAGCCGGAATGCCCTCTCCTCAGCATCCTTATCGGGAATGGCATTCAGTCGAGCCGTATAGATCAGGTTTTCGGGACCGGTCAGATCGTCGTAAAACCCCACATCCTCGGGCAGGTATCCTACCCTTCTCTTCACCTCGATAGGCTGGGATACAGGGTTCAGACCACATACCTGTACCGTTCCGGAGGTGGGTTCGGTCAGCCCCATCAGCATCAGGATAGTGGTCGACTTGCCCGCGCCATTGGGGCCAAGCAGACCAAAGACCTCCCCTTTGCCAATGGAAAGAGTAAGATTATCCACCGCCGTAAAATCGCCATACTTCTTGGTGAGATTACAGATTTCAATGGTTGGTGATTGCATAGACTACCTCCTCCCATATTTGCGGAACAGCCAATATACTGTACCAATCGCACCAAAGATAATCAGAATACCCAGCCAACCCCAGAGCAGGGGGGTCCTGACCGACATCCGGAACGAAGCGTCGGACTTAACTTCAGGTGTCTGTGCGGTAAGGTTGACTACATAATCACCCGGGATGGCCTTTCCGTAAGCTTTTATCTCTGCTTTCACCTGGGCTGTCTCACCTGCCGCAATGAAAGGAATGGTATCGGGAGAAAAAGTTGCCTCCCAACCGCGTGGATTGTTTGCACTCATACGCACGCTGCTCAGGTCGGTAGAACCGCTGTTTCTCACCACCAGATCGATCTTTTTCCTTCTGCCGGCGGTTATCTTCTCGCTGAGTCTACCCTCCGGCGTGGTCAGTTCAATGCCATAGGTCCCTGATATATCAGCCTCAAGTTCCAACTGGGCAGAAGAGGATCCGGTAGTAGCCATCACCGGGATGGTATATTTTCCTGCTTTCACGTTATAGGGAGGCTTGATCTCGATTGTGATATCCTTGCTCTGACCCGGTTCAATTTCAACCGATGTAGCCTGCTGGTAATTGGGCTTAAACACCACCGTCCATCCGCGCGGGGCGTGCGAAGAGAGTGCATAAAGCTGTTTCTCGCCGGTCTGGTTCTCCAGTTTTGTCCTGAAGTTAAAATCTGAGGTTGCGTGACCTTGCATGTTGCTCTGGTCGGCAGTGAATTCGGTCTTTACTGTTCCTTTTTCGGAAACCTCTATGGTGATGGGCAAAACAGTGTAATTTTTGGCCAATACCCGGAACGTGTAGCTCCCTTTATCTATATCGTAGGGCAATTCAACTTTCAGGTTAACAGTTTTCTTCTCTTTGGGCAGTACCGAAATGCGGCGCGCGCTCCAACCTCCGGAGCGGAGCGAGTATGTCCAGGTGTCGGGAATTCCCTCAACGGCAATTTCAGCCGTGGCAACCGATCCGCCGTCATTGATCAGGTCGATGGTGTAGTCAATCTTCTCTCCCGGAGGAACCACAATTTCGGGATAAGGTGTGTAGAGGCGAAGGCTCTGTGCAGTAGTTGTTGAAAAGCCTGCTAGCGTAAGCAGAAGGAATGGCAGAAAAATTCGGGTTAAACTCTGCTTGCAACTCAACATAAATAATTCTCCTTTCATAGCTTCACAAAAATCGAATAATAAACTTTTAAAATGGTTATGTATAATAAAAAATGCCGGTCGGCCCCAACGAAACGAGATCCGGGTAAAGTCTGTTTTTTTCATTCCGGTGGAGGCCGGCACAGTATGGGGGATAAGGTTTTCCCAAACACAAAATTAAGGAAAATGATCTCTCCTAATCAAACATTTGACAAAATTTAACAGCTGTAGCTCTTGCTGGCAGCAAGAGCTACAGCCGGTCGACGGATTCAGATCCGTTACTTATTGAATATCCTCCCCTGGGGGTGGAATTTCAGCCTCCTTTTCATCTCTCAGTGAAGCAATCTCCTTGCGATGACGGATTTTATCGATGGTTGTCTCTTCGGCATATCCGATAATCACTCCAAACTCGTAGAGCCGGGTTATCGTCACCCCTTCCTCCCGGAGGTTCTCCGCCACAACGTCTAACCGGTCGAGATAGTAAGCAGATACGGTAATAACAATTTGTTTCATGGCGCTAAAGGGAGTCCTGCACCTACATCCTGTGCAGGTGACGTTAAACTGCCTGCCGTCCGGATCAACTCCTGTCCGATCATCGCGGGCGTGGCATCGGGAAACTTTTCGCACAGCAGGGCAGTTATTCCTGCCACATGCGGTGTAGCCATGCTGGTACCGGAAAGGGTACGGTACCTCGCAGGCATGGGCCAGGATGAGTAGATCGCCACGCCTGGTGCGGCCAGATCCACCAGTCCCTCCTGATTGATTGCACGGTTTGAGAAATCGGCCACCTGCAGCGCTGAGTCTACCGCACCCACCGCGAGGATGGAAGGACAATCGGCGGGGCTGCTCACCGGGCTGAACCGATTTTCGGATCGCCTGCTGTCATTTCCTGCTGCAGCCACGACGAGCGTTCCTTTTGAAAGTGCGAACCGGGCAGCCCTTTCGTAGGCAATGTCGTAACTTTGTCCCGG of the Petrimonas mucosa genome contains:
- a CDS encoding COG1470 family protein, giving the protein MKGELFMLSCKQSLTRIFLPFLLLTLAGFSTTTAQSLRLYTPYPEIVVPPGEKIDYTIDLINDGGSVATAEIAVEGIPDTWTYSLRSGGWSARRISVLPKEKKTVNLKVELPYDIDKGSYTFRVLAKNYTVLPITIEVSEKGTVKTEFTADQSNMQGHATSDFNFRTKLENQTGEKQLYALSSHAPRGWTVVFKPNYQQATSVEIEPGQSKDITIEIKPPYNVKAGKYTIPVMATTGSSSAQLELEADISGTYGIELTTPEGRLSEKITAGRRKKIDLVVRNSGSTDLSSVRMSANNPRGWEATFSPDTIPFIAAGETAQVKAEIKAYGKAIPGDYVVNLTAQTPEVKSDASFRMSVRTPLLWGWLGILIIFGAIGTVYWLFRKYGRR
- a CDS encoding ABC transporter ATP-binding protein, producing MQSPTIEICNLTKKYGDFTAVDNLTLSIGKGEVFGLLGPNGAGKSTTILMLMGLTEPTSGTVQVCGLNPVSQPIEVKRRVGYLPEDVGFYDDLTGPENLIYTARLNAIPDKDAEERAFRLLERVGLDGEINKKVGKYSRGMRQRLGLADVLIKNPEVIILDEPTLGIDPSGIRDFLGLIVSLSREEGITVLFSSHHLHQVQQVCDRVGIFVKGRLLAQGDITSLARQLFAESEEQNGREYGLEDIYYRYFEGGERNEDNSDSA
- a CDS encoding ABC transporter permease — protein: MVLKEVSDHIRSWRVVILMGLILLTCIGSLYTSLTAIGNAGSTGNNDDLFFFLHLFTLSDGSLPPFFVFIGFLGPLLGISLGFDAVNSEQNRGTLSRLLAQPIPRDYVINTKFVAALLVISLLFFVLSFAVIGAGLVALGVPPTPSEFMRILSFTLLSIVYVALWLNLSVFFSVRFRQPATSALAGIAVWLFFTVFYPLIANLLIKAATPSPYASGRTIYLFERFRFLLMQAMPNELYSQATSTLLVPSVRSLGPLTMEQMEGAIPGPLPLGQSLLLVWPQLTGLIALTFLCFILSYLAFMRREIRSR